One window of Triplophysa rosa linkage group LG10, Trosa_1v2, whole genome shotgun sequence genomic DNA carries:
- the clic4 gene encoding chloride intracellular channel protein 4, with amino-acid sequence MSLSVPQNGIKGDNEAVIELFVKAGSDGESIGNCPFSQRLFMILWLKGVVFNVTTVDLKRKPADLQNLAPGTHPPFITFNGEVKTDVNKIEEFLEDGLCPPKYSKLGARHPESNTAGMDIFAKFSAFIKNSKPDANEALERGLLKTLQKLDEYLCSPLPDEIDHNSMDEMKASTRKFLDGDDMTLADCNLLPKLHIVKVVAKKYRGFEIPKDMTAIWRYLNNAYKREEFTNTCPSDKEIEIAYADVAKRLVK; translated from the exons GCGGGCAGTGATGGAGAGAGTATCGGGAACTGTCCGTTTTCTCAGCGTCTCTTCATGATCCTGTGGCTGAAGGGTGTGGTCTTTAATGTCACCACGGTGGACCTGAAGAG AAAACCAGCCGACCTGCAGAATCTGGCCCCAGGAACCCACCCACCCTTCATTACCTTCAATGGAGAGGTCAAGACAGATGTCAACAAGATCGAAGAGTTCCTAGAGGACGGCCTCTGCCCTCCAAA ATACTCCAAACTCGGTGCCAGACATCCAGAATCCAACACTGCAGGGATGGATATATTCGCCAAGTTCTCCGCCTTTATCAAGAACTCTAAACCTGATGCCAATGAGG CATTAGAAAGAGGACTGCTGAAGACCTTGCAAAAGTTGGATGAGTACCTGTGTTCTCCATTACCGGATGAGATCGACCACAATAGCATGGATGAGATGAAGGCCTCCACACGCAAGTTTCTGGACGGCGATGACATGACACTGGCGGATTGCAACCTGCTGCCTAAACTCCACATTGTTAAG GTGGTGGCAAAGAAATACAGAGGCTTCGAGATCCCCAAAGACATGACGGCCATCTGGAGGTACCTGAACAACGCCTACAAGCGCGAGGAGTTCACCAACACATGCCCTAGTGACAAGGAAATCGAGATCGCCTATGCTGATGTCGCTAAACGGCTTGTCAAATAA